From the Xenorhabdus ishibashii genome, one window contains:
- the ftsZ gene encoding cell division protein FtsZ, whose amino-acid sequence MFEPLELTNDAVIKVIGVGGGGGNAVEHMVRERIEGVDFFAVNTDAQALRKTAVGQTIQIGNGITKGLGAGANPEVGRTAAEEDRESLRTALEGADMVFIAAGMGGGTGTGAAPVVAEIAKELGILTVAVVTKPFNFEGKKRMAFAEQGITELSKHVDSLITIPNDKLLKVLGRGISLLDAFGAANDVLKGAVQGIAELITRPGLMNVDFADVRTVMSEMGYAMMGSGIAQGEDRAEEAAEMAISSPLLEDIDLSGARGVLVNITAGFDLRLDEFETVGNTIRAFASDNATVVIGTSLDPDMNDELRVTVVATGIGMDKRPEITLVTNNKTPQTNTMERRYQQISGGISSLSDENKTVAKVVNDQNAHTSKEPDYLDIPAFLRKQAD is encoded by the coding sequence ATGTTTGAACCACTGGAATTAACCAACGACGCGGTGATTAAAGTCATCGGCGTCGGCGGCGGCGGCGGTAATGCTGTGGAGCACATGGTGCGTGAGCGTATTGAAGGAGTTGACTTCTTTGCGGTTAACACGGACGCTCAAGCACTGCGTAAGACGGCTGTTGGTCAGACTATCCAGATTGGCAACGGCATTACGAAAGGATTAGGCGCTGGTGCGAACCCTGAGGTTGGTCGTACTGCTGCGGAAGAAGACCGCGAATCATTGCGTACTGCACTAGAAGGTGCAGATATGGTATTTATTGCCGCAGGTATGGGGGGTGGTACGGGAACGGGGGCAGCCCCTGTTGTGGCTGAAATTGCCAAAGAACTTGGCATTTTGACCGTTGCCGTCGTCACTAAGCCATTTAATTTCGAAGGCAAAAAACGTATGGCCTTCGCGGAACAAGGGATCACTGAACTGTCCAAACATGTGGACTCATTGATCACTATTCCAAATGACAAGTTATTGAAAGTCCTGGGACGAGGCATTTCCCTGTTGGATGCATTCGGTGCAGCCAATGATGTTCTGAAAGGAGCGGTTCAGGGTATTGCCGAACTGATTACTCGCCCAGGTCTGATGAATGTTGACTTCGCTGACGTTCGTACCGTGATGTCGGAAATGGGTTACGCCATGATGGGGTCAGGTATTGCACAAGGCGAAGATCGTGCGGAAGAAGCCGCAGAGATGGCTATCTCCAGCCCATTGTTGGAAGATATTGATCTTTCTGGTGCACGTGGTGTTCTGGTCAACATTACAGCGGGCTTCGACCTGCGTTTGGATGAATTTGAAACAGTGGGTAACACAATCCGTGCATTTGCTTCTGATAATGCAACGGTGGTTATCGGTACGTCACTGGATCCAGACATGAATGATGAGCTGCGTGTAACCGTTGTGGCAACCGGCATTGGCATGGATAAACGTCCAGAAATCACCCTGGTGACCAATAACAAGACTCCTCAGACAAACACGATGGAGCGCCGTTACCAGCAAATATCGGGTGGAATCTCTTCATTATCCGATGAGAATAAAACGGTAGCAAAAGTTGTCAATGACCAGAATGCACATACGAGCAAAGAGCCTGATTACCTGGATATTCCTGCATTTTTGCGTAAGCAGGCTGATTAA
- the lpxC gene encoding UDP-3-O-acyl-N-acetylglucosamine deacetylase, with the protein MIKQRTLKRIVQATGVGLHTGKKVTLTMRPAPANTGVIYRRTDLNPPVDFPADAKSVRDTMLCTCLVNEHNVRISTVEHLNAALAGLGIDNIVIEVDAPEIPIMDGSASPFIFLLLDAGIEELNVAKKFVRMKENVRVEDGDKWAELAPYHGFSLDFTIDFNHPAIDASTQRYSLDFSADAFVRQISRARTFGFMRDIEYLQSQGLCLGGSFDCAIVVDDYRVLNEDGLRFEDEFVRHKMLDAIGDLFMCGYNIIGAFTAFKSGHALNNKLLQTVLAQESAWEFVTFEDAAEMPLAFRAPSLVLA; encoded by the coding sequence ATGATCAAACAAAGGACACTAAAACGTATTGTTCAAGCGACCGGCGTCGGTTTGCACACCGGTAAAAAAGTCACGCTGACAATGCGTCCAGCGCCGGCTAATACCGGGGTCATCTATCGTCGTACTGACTTGAATCCTCCGGTTGATTTTCCGGCAGATGCCAAATCTGTGCGTGATACTATGCTCTGCACTTGTCTGGTGAATGAGCATAATGTGCGTATTTCAACAGTTGAGCATTTGAATGCAGCGCTGGCAGGTTTAGGGATCGACAATATTGTTATTGAAGTCGATGCACCAGAGATCCCGATTATGGATGGCAGTGCTAGCCCGTTTATTTTCCTGTTATTGGATGCGGGTATTGAAGAGCTGAATGTCGCGAAGAAATTTGTGCGAATGAAAGAAAATGTTCGTGTGGAAGACGGTGATAAATGGGCGGAATTAGCGCCATATCATGGTTTCAGCCTGGATTTTACCATCGACTTTAATCATCCGGCGATTGATGCGAGTACACAGCGCTATAGCCTCGATTTCTCTGCGGATGCGTTTGTTCGCCAAATTAGTCGTGCGCGTACTTTCGGATTTATGCGCGATATTGAGTATCTGCAATCTCAAGGCTTGTGCCTCGGTGGCAGCTTTGATTGTGCGATTGTAGTTGATGACTACCGCGTGCTCAATGAAGATGGTTTGCGTTTTGAAGATGAATTCGTCCGCCATAAAATGTTAGATGCCATCGGCGATCTGTTTATGTGTGGATATAATATCATTGGTGCCTTTACTGCGTTTAAATCAGGTCATGCATTAAACAACAAGTTATTGCAAACTGTTTTAGCACAAGAAAGCGCTTGGGAATTTGTCACATTTGAAGATGCAGCAGAAATGCCATTAGCTTTCCGCGCTCCATCACTGGTGTTGGCATAA
- a CDS encoding DUF721 domain-containing protein, whose product MRDSRPQSLDKLFEDAATVGKSPLQIIQQHAIALLKLNRAVLSLLPAQLHPWCRVANYRKQILVLEAGNASWMTRLRYEIPVLLSTLRSEILPSLSSIDIRINPSLMVKCDNNEQEFPKLSTKVFSNDNQELPKRQLTHASAKTLMILAENSPERLKRKLERLAALAGEGTSTAKKKR is encoded by the coding sequence ATGCGAGATAGCCGCCCACAATCACTGGATAAGCTGTTTGAAGACGCGGCAACTGTCGGAAAAAGCCCACTTCAAATCATTCAACAACATGCCATCGCATTACTAAAACTCAACCGAGCTGTTCTCAGTTTGCTTCCTGCACAATTGCACCCATGGTGCAGGGTTGCCAATTATCGCAAACAAATTCTGGTACTGGAAGCAGGAAATGCCAGTTGGATGACTCGGCTGCGTTATGAGATCCCTGTCTTGTTGTCCACATTGAGGAGCGAAATTCTACCATCTTTATCCTCAATCGACATCAGGATTAACCCATCATTAATGGTTAAGTGTGATAATAATGAACAAGAGTTCCCAAAATTATCAACAAAAGTATTCAGTAATGATAATCAGGAATTGCCAAAGCGCCAGCTTACTCATGCAAGTGCAAAAACATTAATGATATTGGCTGAAAACAGCCCTGAAAGATTAAAAAGGAAATTGGAACGGTTGGCTGCACTGGCCGGAGAGGGTACCAGTACAGCCAAGAAGAAGCGCTAA
- the secM gene encoding secA translation cis-regulator SecM → MSILNLWRQFGRRYFWSHLLLGMVATGIGVPTVFAGVAEGPHHTNASSAQGSHHQALSSFEHLFKLHLLQLKSVQRQPANYLNYWQQHAVRNVIRQLSFAFSVAEPVKYEDAKASTRISSPSMQRLMLDTLYAMLTQAPAPFEEIISDVAMADVVLPETYTPALWIAKVQGIRAGPTLNHLFLL, encoded by the coding sequence ATGAGTATTTTAAATCTTTGGCGACAATTTGGTAGGCGTTATTTTTGGTCTCACCTTTTACTGGGCATGGTTGCTACAGGAATTGGTGTTCCTACTGTTTTCGCCGGAGTGGCAGAAGGCCCGCATCATACAAATGCTTCGTCTGCTCAGGGTAGCCACCATCAAGCGCTTTCCTCTTTTGAACACTTATTTAAATTACATTTGCTCCAATTAAAAAGTGTTCAGCGTCAACCCGCTAATTATCTAAATTACTGGCAGCAACATGCCGTCCGTAATGTGATCCGTCAACTTTCTTTTGCTTTTTCAGTTGCTGAACCCGTCAAGTACGAAGACGCAAAAGCAAGTACCCGGATTTCTTCTCCATCCATGCAACGGCTTATGCTGGATACGTTGTATGCCATGCTGACACAAGCACCAGCGCCATTTGAAGAAATTATCTCAGATGTTGCGATGGCAGATGTTGTGCTTCCTGAAACCTATACTCCAGCTCTCTGGATTGCTAAAGTTCAGGGAATTAGGGCAGGGCCAACGCTCAATCATCTATTTTTGCTTTAA
- the secA gene encoding preprotein translocase subunit SecA — MLIKLLTKIFGSRNDRTLRRLRKVVDEINRMEPNFEKLSDEELKAKTEQFRARLKEGESLDKILPEAFATVREASKRVFSMRHFDVQLLGGMVLNERCIAEMRTGEGKTLTATLPAYLNALSGKGVHIVTVNDYLAQRDAENNRPLFEFLGLSVGINLPNMPAPAKREAYAADITYGTNNEFGFDYLRDNMAFSPEERVQRKLHYALVDEVDSILIDEARTPLIISGPAEDSSELYIKVDKLIPKLVRQEKEDSDTFQGEGHFSVDEKTRQVNLTERGLVLIEELLVDAKLMDEGESLYSPTNIMLMHHVTAALRAHALFTRDVDYIVKEGEVIIVDEHTGRTMQGRRWSDGLHQAVEAKEGVEIQNENQTLASITFQNYFRIYEKLAGMTGTADTEAFEFRSIYKLDTIVIPTNRPMVRQDLPDLIYMTEKEKIDAIIEDIRERTSSGQPVLVGTISIEKSELVSNALTKAGIVHNVLNAKFHALEADIIAQAGQSGTVTIATNMAGRGTDIMLGGSWQAEVAKLEEPTEAQIEKIKAEWQERHDAVLAAGGLHIVGTERHESRRIDNQLRGRAGRQGDAGSSRFYLSMEDSLMRIFASDRVTGMMRKLGMQPGEAIEHPWVTKAIANAQRKVESRNFDIRKQLLEYDDVANDQRRAIYAQRNDLLDVGDVSETITSIREDVFKITIDAYIPPQSLEEMWDVEGLQERLSNDFDLNLPVKEWLDKEPELHEETLRERILEKAIEVYKQKEEIVGTEMMRNFEKGIMLQTLDTLWKEHLAAMDYLRQGIHLRGYAQKDPKQEYKRESFAMFANMLESLKYEVISTLSKVQVRMPEEVEALEQQRREEAERLARQQHLSHEVEQGALMSKAEAQVATGERKVGRNDPCPCGSGKKYKHCHGRL; from the coding sequence ATGCTGATTAAATTACTGACAAAGATTTTTGGTAGCCGCAATGACCGTACCTTGCGCCGTTTGCGCAAAGTGGTTGATGAAATCAACCGTATGGAGCCGAACTTTGAAAAACTCTCTGATGAAGAACTGAAAGCGAAAACAGAACAATTTCGTGCCCGTTTAAAAGAGGGAGAATCACTGGATAAAATTCTGCCAGAAGCGTTCGCTACGGTACGTGAAGCCAGTAAGCGTGTATTTAGTATGCGCCATTTTGATGTGCAGTTGTTGGGCGGGATGGTCTTGAACGAACGCTGTATAGCAGAAATGCGTACTGGTGAAGGGAAGACATTGACCGCAACATTGCCCGCTTATCTTAATGCCCTAAGTGGCAAAGGCGTTCACATTGTGACCGTGAACGATTATCTGGCACAACGCGATGCTGAAAATAACCGCCCCCTGTTTGAGTTTCTTGGTTTGAGTGTCGGCATTAACTTACCGAATATGCCAGCGCCGGCAAAACGTGAGGCTTATGCTGCGGATATCACTTACGGTACTAACAATGAGTTTGGCTTTGACTATTTGCGTGACAATATGGCATTTAGTCCAGAAGAGCGAGTTCAACGTAAATTGCACTATGCGTTGGTGGATGAAGTTGACTCGATTCTGATCGACGAAGCTCGTACCCCACTGATTATTTCAGGACCTGCGGAAGACAGCTCTGAGCTTTACATCAAAGTAGACAAGCTGATCCCGAAACTGGTTCGTCAGGAAAAAGAGGATTCAGATACCTTCCAAGGAGAAGGACATTTCTCTGTTGATGAAAAAACACGCCAAGTCAACCTGACAGAGCGTGGTCTGGTATTGATTGAAGAGTTATTGGTGGATGCCAAATTGATGGATGAAGGTGAATCTTTATATTCGCCGACCAATATCATGCTGATGCACCATGTGACAGCCGCCCTGCGCGCTCATGCCCTGTTTACCCGTGATGTTGACTACATCGTTAAAGAGGGTGAGGTCATCATCGTTGATGAGCATACAGGGCGTACCATGCAAGGACGTCGTTGGTCTGATGGTCTGCATCAGGCTGTAGAAGCGAAAGAAGGTGTCGAGATTCAGAATGAAAACCAGACTCTGGCGTCAATCACATTCCAGAACTATTTCCGTATATACGAAAAATTGGCAGGTATGACAGGAACCGCCGACACGGAAGCCTTTGAATTCAGATCCATTTACAAACTAGATACCATTGTCATTCCAACCAATCGCCCAATGGTTCGTCAGGATCTACCGGATCTGATCTATATGACAGAAAAGGAAAAAATTGATGCGATCATTGAAGACATCAGGGAGCGGACAAGCAGTGGTCAGCCTGTTTTGGTGGGAACAATCTCGATTGAGAAATCGGAATTGGTGTCTAACGCATTAACGAAAGCTGGCATTGTACATAACGTTCTGAACGCAAAATTCCACGCATTGGAAGCTGATATCATCGCGCAGGCTGGTCAGTCTGGTACAGTGACGATTGCAACCAACATGGCTGGACGTGGTACAGACATCATGTTGGGAGGAAGCTGGCAAGCGGAAGTTGCTAAATTGGAAGAGCCAACTGAAGCACAAATCGAGAAAATCAAGGCAGAATGGCAAGAGCGCCACGACGCGGTATTGGCCGCGGGCGGTTTACATATTGTCGGTACAGAACGTCATGAATCACGCCGTATTGATAACCAATTACGTGGTCGTGCGGGACGTCAGGGTGATGCGGGTTCTTCACGTTTCTACCTCTCAATGGAAGACTCCTTGATGCGTATTTTTGCTTCCGATCGTGTGACCGGTATGATGCGTAAACTTGGTATGCAGCCAGGGGAAGCAATTGAGCACCCATGGGTAACTAAAGCGATTGCGAATGCTCAGCGTAAAGTTGAGAGCCGTAACTTTGATATCCGTAAACAATTGCTGGAATATGATGATGTTGCCAACGATCAGCGTCGTGCAATTTACGCTCAGCGTAACGATTTGCTGGATGTGGGCGATGTCAGCGAAACCATCACCAGCATTCGCGAAGATGTCTTCAAAATAACAATTGATGCTTACATTCCACCACAATCACTGGAAGAAATGTGGGATGTTGAAGGCTTACAAGAACGTTTAAGCAACGATTTCGATTTGAATTTGCCAGTCAAAGAGTGGTTGGACAAAGAGCCTGAATTGCACGAAGAAACATTGCGTGAACGTATTCTTGAGAAGGCGATAGAAGTTTATAAGCAAAAAGAAGAAATTGTCGGTACAGAAATGATGCGTAATTTTGAAAAAGGCATCATGTTGCAAACTCTGGATACATTGTGGAAAGAGCATCTGGCAGCAATGGATTATCTACGTCAAGGCATTCACTTGCGCGGTTACGCTCAGAAAGATCCAAAACAAGAGTATAAACGTGAATCTTTTGCCATGTTTGCCAACATGCTGGAATCACTGAAGTATGAAGTGATTAGTACCTTGAGTAAAGTTCAGGTCAGAATGCCGGAAGAAGTCGAGGCACTTGAACAGCAGCGTCGTGAAGAAGCCGAGCGTTTGGCAAGACAACAACATCTGAGCCATGAAGTTGAACAGGGCGCGTTGATGTCAAAAGCCGAAGCCCAAGTGGCAACGGGGGAGCGTAAAGTTGGACGCAATGATCCTTGCCCATGTGGTTCTGGCAAAAAATACAAGCATTGCCACGGTCGTTTATAA
- a CDS encoding ATP-binding cassette domain-containing protein codes for MLNDVQSLIEARQIGHQFYGEATPLFSGIDIFLNVGQHALVGRNGIGKSWLASILAQQLPPTEGSVKHFCAVGYLSQGLTPFSGNAADMLGLSEIMRASERVLAGVGDETDFDVMEGNWDWQFQTESLLAEGELNSSILNQPFNSLSGGEQTRVRLLALKRQGAGFMILDEPSNHLDRQGRQWLAQWLSAFDGGILLVTHDTELLQYVSIIYELSGLGLSRSISGWETWLESKEQLRLGIQREVDQTQKNLKQALRDKQKDREKISKRQSQGKQKRENANQAQILLDRQLGRSEATLSRQAIQHKERIQRRSSLATDAREKLEIIDPLSIVVATPQTATAPLLYLQDVILPFGSESPISLTINNNDRLAVIGKNGSGKSTLLKVMTGLLAPKHGTCQITSSYRLMDQHFSFLDKNQSALHNFQLQSPGWTEDRYRTRLAQLRIRGEEALKPVGYLSGGEQLKVALACLFCGPYAPALLLLDEPDNHLDIESRELLQQALYDYTGAMVLISHDDKFIENVGNMQELVL; via the coding sequence TTCGATATTGGCACAGCAGCTCCCTCCTACAGAAGGCAGTGTAAAACATTTTTGTGCTGTAGGTTATTTGTCACAAGGGTTAACACCTTTTTCCGGTAATGCCGCTGATATGCTGGGATTAAGCGAAATCATGAGAGCCAGTGAACGTGTTCTGGCGGGGGTTGGTGACGAAACAGATTTTGATGTTATGGAAGGTAACTGGGACTGGCAATTTCAAACTGAGTCTTTACTGGCAGAAGGTGAACTCAACTCAAGCATATTAAATCAACCTTTTAATTCCTTGAGCGGCGGAGAACAAACACGGGTCAGGTTGTTGGCTCTGAAACGTCAAGGCGCAGGTTTTATGATTTTGGATGAACCAAGCAATCACCTTGACCGACAAGGCCGCCAGTGGCTGGCTCAATGGCTAAGTGCTTTTGATGGAGGTATTTTACTGGTTACCCATGATACCGAACTATTACAATATGTATCGATTATTTATGAACTTAGTGGATTGGGACTATCTCGTAGTATTAGTGGATGGGAAACTTGGCTGGAAAGTAAGGAACAACTAAGGCTTGGTATCCAACGTGAAGTGGATCAAACTCAAAAAAATCTGAAACAAGCTTTGCGTGATAAACAAAAAGACCGTGAAAAAATCAGTAAAAGGCAAAGTCAAGGCAAACAAAAACGAGAAAATGCCAATCAGGCTCAAATCCTCCTTGATCGTCAACTTGGACGCTCAGAAGCCACTCTGTCACGGCAAGCAATACAGCACAAAGAACGGATTCAAAGGAGATCATCACTCGCCACAGATGCCAGAGAGAAACTGGAAATTATCGATCCGTTATCCATTGTAGTTGCAACCCCACAAACAGCTACAGCTCCTTTACTTTACTTACAAGATGTTATCTTACCTTTTGGATCAGAGTCCCCTATCAGCTTAACCATCAATAATAATGACCGCCTTGCTGTTATCGGTAAAAATGGCAGCGGGAAATCTACTCTACTGAAAGTAATGACTGGTTTACTTGCTCCCAAGCACGGCACTTGCCAAATAACATCTTCATATCGCTTGATGGATCAACATTTTTCGTTTCTTGATAAAAACCAATCTGCGCTGCATAACTTTCAATTGCAGTCACCAGGCTGGACAGAAGATCGTTACCGTACTCGGTTGGCACAATTGCGTATTCGCGGTGAGGAAGCCTTGAAACCTGTCGGTTATCTAAGTGGAGGAGAGCAACTTAAAGTCGCTCTGGCTTGCCTGTTTTGTGGGCCATATGCACCAGCCCTGTTGTTATTGGATGAACCAGATAACCATCTGGATATTGAGTCACGTGAACTGCTGCAACAAGCACTCTATGATTATACGGGTGCTATGGTACTTATCTCCCACGACGATAAATTCATTGAAAATGTAGGCAATATGCAGGAACTCGTATTATGA